Sequence from the Rutidosis leptorrhynchoides isolate AG116_Rl617_1_P2 chromosome 3, CSIRO_AGI_Rlap_v1, whole genome shotgun sequence genome:
tatatataatatcTGTGATTGTTGATTACAGTCAGGTTGAAAACTGTAGAGGCGTTCTGTGCAGAACCGGGATGTATGAAATATTTTACAAATGAACAATGTCTAAAGACTCACCTTAATTCTTGTCATCAGCACATTAACTGTGAGATCTGTGGGAGTAAACAACTGAAAAAGAATATCAAACGTCACCTTCGCACACACGATGAAGCGGCTTCGAAGGAGAGGATCAAGTGCAGCTTTGACAGATGCCACCTAACATTTTCAACCGTAAGATACACATTGTCCTATAACATATTAAATAATATTGTATAAACTAAGCATTCATttataaaagacaatatttctcagttttgtctattttgtaatttCAGAGTTCAAATCTTCGACAACACGTAAAGTCTTTTCATTTTCATCAAAAGCCGTACGTGTGCCGCATTTCTGGGTGTGGAATGAGGTTTTCTTTCAAACATGTGAGAGATAACCATGAGAAATCTGGATGCCATGTTTACACTCTGGTAAGAAAATATGTTCTGCTATGTTTTTGATAACTTAGCTGAATTGGTGGGTTAATTGGACTGACCTGAAATAAATTTTTGTTAACTTTTTAGTTATTATTCTGTTAAATAAGATAATAAAAATTGTACTTCTATTTCAGTAACAATCTAGTTTTTTTTTTCTGATTAATTTGTTTACGAGATTTTTGGTTAAATTTCAGTTATGTGTTTTGATAGTTTTGTAACCTgatttttttttagtttaatttgTTACTTATATGAGATTTATCAAGTTGAATCGATATTATGAATCACTCATTTGTTTGGTTTTTATAGGGAGATTTTGTGAAGAGTGATGAGCAATTTCAGTCAAGGGCTAGGGGTGGTAGGAAAAGGAAATTACCAGCCATGATAGAGATTCTAATGAAGAAGAAAGTACATCCGCCAAGTGAATCTGATCGTATGCAAGGCATTGACTATATCTCTTGGTTTCGTTCGTGTGTTGATGATTAGCCAGTAAATTTTGCTTATCTAACAAGATATATATTCCTAAACAACTTGTATGTAGATGTAGATTAATGTTGTAATTGTGTCTACTATGTAGATGTATTGTGGCATGGTCCAAGTTCAGGAAATTGAATATTTTTGTTTTAACTTTCATCTTTCTTAAATATAAATAATCAAATGTGTTTTTTCAACAATTATCAACCCGTGTTCTCTgttctcaaataacatgttaattgTTTTGTTTTTAGTATAAACTATTAAGTGTCAAACAAGTAGAGTTTTATGAATAAAGTGTTATAAAGCCAAACTCGAGTTTTATCTTTTGTGTTAtcactagttatcgaaccctcgctttGCGCCGAGGGtttggttttcaatgtattttattgcgtttagtttgtaaaattatttcgtggctaacgatgatgtcgttgaagcgcaactcgagtcgaactaaaaggtataacccgtgaaatatttaaatgttattttaaattaacaatatatgtgcatctccgcgtttcgctatggtagtcgacttttaaaaatttaacgcaaaatcaacgtgtatgaaaagtacctcaaatatttagcgttttttaaaaagcgttcgttttgtgtatagttagtgacattgtgttcctaaaattatttcgagtttaacgatggtgtcggaaaaatttaactcgttgcgagcgagaagatatgacctgttgaatatttgagtggagtttatttaagattttttatgaaaagagttatttgacactttatccccctgtttgaggggtcgatttgaattttttttaaaagtgtGGGAGGCTT
This genomic interval carries:
- the LOC139897729 gene encoding transcription factor IIIA-like; protein product: MEKEIIETKSQIPIKRDIRRYICDFCGIVRSKKTIIAAHIQSHHQDEMKEKEVDKKDGGKMNVCAECGVSFRKPAYLKQHMQSHSFERPFTCPVEDCNSSYRRKDHLARHLLQHEGTLFDCPIEKCSKKFSFRGNMTRHVREMHDDVGSTSDDVDSQSQKQYVCKEPGCGKVFKYASKLAKHEDSHVRLKTVEAFCAEPGCMKYFTNEQCLKTHLNSCHQHINCEICGSKQLKKNIKRHLRTHDEAASKERIKCSFDRCHLTFSTSSNLRQHVKSFHFHQKPYVCRISGCGMRFSFKHVRDNHEKSGCHVYTLGDFVKSDEQFQSRARGGRKRKLPAMIEILMKKKVHPPSESDRMQGIDYISWFRSCVDD